The DNA segment AGCAGGTTTGCTCTAAAAGAAGCGCTAAACAAAACTCTTTAGATGAAAGGAAAATGATACCAAAGGAAAACTTGAAACTTCAAAAATAAGAGCTATAGAAATGGCAAATTgctgagtaaaaaataaaattgtttttttctttttataaatatttactgtgcTAAAAAGCAAGGAGTATAACACTGTCTCATGAGGCTTGCAATGTATATAgatataataaatgtaataatcATAATATAAAGAGGGGAGGCTAAAAAGACATATATGGTGGTAAGATTTCTAAATATAACATGCAGCACTAAAATGTAACTCAAAGTACACTGTGAATTACATATACCGTGTATATCATAATACTCTCCAAAGTGAATCATCCCATGTTGAGAAAAGTTTGAGAGATCTCTGGCAGTATCAACCATAACTGAAAACCTTTTATACACACCCTGGGATTGAGTAATTTCAGTCTTTGTATAAAATCAACAGAAAtacaagcatacacacacacacccccacagaCAGACATATACAAGAATATTTACAGCCACATTTTTATtacaacacaaaattgtaaaaaaatacaaatacccaTCAAGAGGATTGATAAATAGCAGTATATTCTTAAAATGGAATAGTACACAGAATGTAAATGAATACACTACTGCCAAATGCAATAATGTATGAATCTTTAAAATGTTGAGTGAAACAACACAAAAGAATTTATAATGAataacaaaatacatatatagttTGAAGAAGAAAACTATTTCATGTTAAAAACCGGGAAGTGGTCAACTTTGGGGGTAGTAACAACTACATTTTGTTCTGAAGAGTGCAAGaagtttatttcatattttcctccTCTTATGGAGGCTGATGCTTATAAGCATTCTGTATCTTGCCTCTGCATGTACTATataagcacttaaaaaaataaactgagtcAGGAGAACTCAAAAACTTAGAAAATTAGCTTCACTGCTGATAAAAAGTTCAATATCAATGATCACATCcatttcatatgctagtaaacatagataaatatttatgtgGTACAGTACattaagttattattattacatttgtgattaaaattacctcatatatatgtttaagcatgctttaaaaaaaacaaagttttacaATAACTTAGAAAGGCTTCACAAAGAGATCACATCATTTATTACTGCATTTCCATGTTTTCTCCCTTGTGAGTTCTCTGATGGACAATAAGATTTCTCTTATAACTGAAGGACTTACCACATTCATTACAAATATATGGTTTCTCCCCTGTGTGAGTTCTCTGATGTACAATGAGATTTGTCTTCTGGCGGAAGCACTTCCCACATTCACTACACTTGTatggtttctctcctgtatgagTTCTTTGATGATGAATGAGATACGATTTCCTGCTAAAGGCTTTCCCGCACTGAGGGCATTCATAGGATTTCTGCCCTGTATGTATTTTCTGATGTACAGTGAGGGTTGCTTTCTGGCGAAAAGACTTCCCACATTCATTACAAatataaggtttctctcctgtgtggatTCTCTGATGTAAATTGAGATTTGTCTTCTGACTGAAGGACtttccacattcattacattcatatggtttctctcctgtgtgagttCTGTGATGATCAATGAGGTATGACTTCATTCTAAAAGCCTTCCCACAGTGAGGACATTCATAGGATTTTTCCCCTGTATGTGTTCTCTGATGTGCCACAAGGGTTGTCTTCTGGCGGAAGGATTTTCCACATTCATTACAAATATAAGGTTTCTCTTCATTATGAGTCTTCTCATGAAGAGCAAGGGTTGTTTTCTGGGAGAAGgatttcccacattcattacaaATATAGGGTTTTTCCCCTGTATGAGTTCTTTGATGTACAGTAAGGTTTGCCTTCTGATGAAAGGACTTTCCACATTCTTTACAAATATAGGGTTTTTCTcctgtatgaattctctgatgtagGGAGAGCGTTGTCTTCTGGCGGAAAGACTTCCCACAGTCGCTACACTCatatggtttctctcctgtgtgagttCTCTGATGACGAATGAGGTGTGATTTCAATCTAAAGGCATTCCTACATTGTGGACATTCATATGATTTCTCCCCTGTATGTGTTCGCTGATGATCAGTGAGGGCTGTCTTTAGGCGGAAAGACTTACCACATTCATTACAAACAaagggtttctctcctgtgtgagttCTCTGATGATCAATGAGATAGGATTTCCTCCTAAATGAATTTCCACACTGATGACATTGATAGGGTTTTTCTTCTGTGTGAATTCCCTGATGCAGAATCAATACTGATTTCCTGCAAAAGGACTTCCCACATTCAGTGCATGTATGCTTTTTTTCAATATTAGTTGTTCTTCTTTTATTATAATCAGATGTGTTTCCCCTTCTATAAGTTCTACTATGTGTAATTGGGCCTCCTCTTTTAAAAAAGGCTTTCTCACAGTCATTATATTCAAATGACTGTGCTGGTGTTTCCATCTTATGATATTGCGTGATCGTTTCATTACGACTGATGGTCCTCCCACGTTGATTATGAGATTTGACTCCAGGGTGAGCTGTCTCTGGTTTAGTATTGAGGAGTGATTTCCCATACCCATTACACTCACTAAGTCTCCTTCTTGTAGGACTTAGATTACTGATGATTAattctgaaacattttttaaaatcttttcatgaGTGTCATATTCAGGAGGTAGCTTTTTTGAATTAATAGAGTTTTTACTTAAAGTAAATGTCTTTTCACATGTACTACCGTTCTCATTAACCAGCTTTTTGTGGTTGATTAATATAACTGATCTAGAATACTTATCTTGCTGTTCCTTGAATTTCAATAAAAAGTCTTCagctttccagttttcttctagaaaagaatataattaataacAACTTGTGAATCTTACATATTTTCTATGAAAAGGAATTGTATATGTGTATGAGGCCAAAAAAGATCAAGGACAAACTATTCCTTGCCTGGGAAAAGACATGGAACCTAAATTAAACACTCTGCCTCAGTGTggaaaaaggtgaaaaataaGTAATGAATGCTAGTAACATTTGCACTATGTACCAGAACTTCATACAGAAAGTGAAACAAAGACAAGAAACAGtaaaggaaagagacagaagaatAGTGGAAGAGGAATTCATGCTTGGATAGGTGGATTTAGAGGCAATAAACTGAACCTATGGCATTAAGATTTAAGTAGGATGAACAAGACAAATTAGTGGAAAAGCTAGTTCAGGGAAAATTTTAGAGGTAAGTGTTTGGAAGACACAGATTAGAGCTTTTACATGTTCATCCCTAGATTGTGAGGTAAAATACTTTCAGTTGTTCCACCAACCCCCTTCCACACAGCCATCGAtaaatctttccaagcattaattattttcttagcatttaggaaaaaaaatcctatagTCTACACTCTAATCCTCCATATAACTGGGAATCATTTTTTCTTGTGAGGGAAGTACAAAGAAAACACTCCCAACaggaactttatttttattaaaaacaaatggcTTTTTTTCCACCAAattgtgcagcatgcaggatcttagttccctgaccagagactgaactcataCCCTCTACAGTGGAAGcccagactcttaaccactgaatcaccagggaagtcccccaacaGGAACTTTCATGACAATTAATTATAACTATTCTTTTCAACTGCTAACTTAATTTTTGAGGTTTAAAGAAAGAATCAAGTCTTTCTCCGATACAGTAACATTCTTAACTCCAGTTTTCCATATGTGGACCAGAAAGATTGCTCCCTGTGGTTCTAGATCACTCATTAACCTTAGCCTTTATTTctcttataaatttataattatatttgagATCATCCATATCTAGTGAAACAATGTTAAATCTAGGCTCAAAAGTCTGTTTCTTCCTGAGTCCACTGCCTCCAGTACTAACATACAAGGAATTTCTCCTGTAAACAAAACTTTACAGCACCTAAACTCACTTTTTATATTCGAACAAGTTTTCAGCGTTGTCCACATATCTGAAAAACCTCACCCATAATAAGTAAAGCCTCATATTTATTGCTGTATATATACCTCACTTATTCCTAATCACATGATTTACTTACATTCTTTTAATCAGCTGACTTTTTTCCTAGTCTTATTTCTAATCATATTTAGAGAATCTTCAAGAAAATGCTACCATTCCATGATATCAAAACCCTTCACATATGCCCCACCATCAATttaagatttgtttctttttttttaagatttgtttcttCATAACTTGAAAACAAttatagtttataaaaataattctaacaAATCTTTTTATAAGCTTATACTGTatcataaatatttcattaaaaatgcaaACTTTGACAATAATCCTTTCTCATAATTCTTTATTGGTTATGTTCTTTGTATTCTTCTGAGTTTACATTAATACTGCAGATCATAGATAGGTAGTGTCTGTTAGAATCCACCACTTCAATCAGATGTACAGAGCCATGACCTCAGCAAATACTTCTGAAAGGACTTATCAGTACATGCTTTGTGAATGGAGGACAAAGAGATCTCCCCTATACAGTTCCACAAACAGAAAAAAGGCAACTGACTACTTAACATGTATACTACAGCAAAGAAAGTACAAAGGATATTATCTTTGAAAGAATGAATCCTTAAACATAAACCATGTACAGTCAAGTATCAAATTATATAATCTTTAAGAGTTGTATGTGTTACAGTTATAAGCAACATGggaatgaagaaaaaggaaaggtggATATGCTGGGGAGTAGTCAAGGAAGAGCAAGGATAAGAAATCATGACTTCAAAGATACACATTATATAGAAGGGTGAACACAGTGAAAAGTACAGACATGATAAACCTTACATGTATAGAGAACATTTAGGAGACTAGATCAAATAGAAATTAGCAAGTttccacaaaagagaaaaacttgaAAAGACCACATGATGGCTTACTATGGTAATCCTTGTATAAAGGAGACTTTCAATGTCATATAATTAACAAAAAGAAGTAGGGAATAAGTATCTTGTCAGGAAAGT comes from the Budorcas taxicolor isolate Tak-1 unplaced genomic scaffold, Takin1.1 scaffold670, whole genome shotgun sequence genome and includes:
- the LOC128071430 gene encoding LOW QUALITY PROTEIN: zinc finger protein 567-like (The sequence of the model RefSeq protein was modified relative to this genomic sequence to represent the inferred CDS: substituted 1 base at 1 genomic stop codon), producing the protein MDVMLENYCHLISIGCHMTKPDVILKLERGEEPWTSSCYXLYSFLEENWKAEDFLLKFKEQQDKYSRSVILINHKKLVNENGSTCEKTFTLSKNSINSKKLPPEYDTHEKILKNVSELIISNLSPTRRRLSECNGYGKSLLNTKPETAHPGVKSHNQRGRTISRNETITQYHKMETPAQSFEYNDCEKAFFKRGGPITHSRTYRRGNTSDYNKRRTTNIEKKHTCTECGKSFCRKSVLILHQGIHTEEKPYQCHQCGNSFRRKSYLIDHQRTHTGEKPYICNECGKSFSQKTTLALHEKTHNEEKPYICNECGKSFRQKTTLVAHQRTHTGEKSYECPHCGKAFRMKSYLIDHHRTHTGEKPYECNECGKSFSQKTNLNLHQRIHTGEKPYICNECGKSFRQKATLTVHQKIHTGQKSYECPQCGKAFSRKSYLIHHQRTHTGEKPYKCSECGKCFRQKTNLIVHQRTHTGEKPYICNECGKSFSYKRNLIVHQRTHKGENMEMQ